Within Equus przewalskii isolate Varuska chromosome 9, EquPr2, whole genome shotgun sequence, the genomic segment TCCCTGATTTCTGCACTTGCCAGGGAGTTTGTACTCTCCCAGGCTAACCCACACTCTGCTTTTAGCAATTTGATAataattttctctgaattcttacCTGCTGCATGAAGGCCTTGACTTCCTCCTGTTGTCACCAGTAAAGCCAATACAGGCAGACTTCGGAGATATTGCAGGTTGAGCTCCAGActactgcaataaagcaaatactgcaataaagcgagtcacatgaGGTTTTTGGTTTCCTACTGcataaagttatgtttacacaATACTGTAATCTATTAAGTGTGCcagtagcattatgtctaaaaaatcaTATACagtccttaatttaaaaatacttgagttcagccctgtggccgagtggttaattttgcgtgctccgcttcggcagcccagggttttgccagttcgcatcctgggcgcagatgtggcaccgctcgtcaggccatgctgaggtggtgtcccacatgccccaactagaaggacccacaactaaaaatatacaactgtgtaccaaggggcgttggggagaaacaCCTTGTagaaatgcaatatctgcaaagtacAGTAAAGtgaagcacagtaaacaagataCACCTGTACTTGTGTCTCATCTCCCTTTGGAGGCCCTTGTCTTTCCATAAAGTTCAGGCTAATTGGTTGTCCTGccacctcagttctctgatgagtTTAAGAAAAGTTATAATTTCTTAGATTATCtagcttttttcttattgttaggaTGGAGGTGACTTTCTTTCCAGCTTACTGTATTCTAGGCCTTGAACTGAATCTTCAATGGCAGGTAAGAGTTGGCATGATGAGAAAGGGTAGGAAGGACATTTTGGGCAGAGGAAGTTTGCTTTGGCAAGATACTGGGGCATGAAATTGCACGAGGGTGTCATTCACAAACAGCTGGGTTTAGTTCACATTAGCATTGTTAATGAGGCTAGAATGATGGGCCAGATCATGGAGGGCCTGAATGCCCACTGAAGGAGTTAAATTGTATACTGAAAACGTTAAGGAGCCATAAATGTATCTCTTTGGTGGGTATTTTCCAACAACCCTCTTTCCTTTGGTGAAATTGGATCCAGAGGAATTAATAAGGCTTGGGCTGAATTACTTCTAAAATGATTGCTATGCTCTTAGGTCTGTTCTAGTACCCAGCCTGCATGTAGGAGGGGGCTGCTAAGCATCTAGTATGCCCATGTATTTTGCTTCTAGTCAGGCAGCATTGGTGCTGCAGACAGTCCAGAGGACTGGAACAAAGTCTGGGACAACTGGAGGGTGCTGACAATGGCTGGGATCTTTGACTGCTGGGAGCCCCCAGAGGGAGGAGACCACCTGTATTCCTACACCATCATCACAGTGGATGCCTGCAAAGTCTTGAATGACATCCACCAAAGGCAAGTCACACTTCTTATCCCTGGGTTCAAAAGGATACAGAGGAGggtttgttctctttgcttttagatAGGTAGCTTTTGGAATTTAAAGTTTGTGTATGTACAGATTTAGAGAGTAGCAGTTGCTTTGCAAAATACATTTATCGTCAGTTGGCTATAATATGACATGCATTCCTAAAAATCACCACACTATGCAAAATTGTACAGTGAAAACCCAGAACTTATGAGAACAGTGGGGTTAAGGAGACAACACTTAAAAACTTTGTCAGTGacacataaaaaataataggAAGTTATTAAAAACAGTCTCACAGTTTTCTACATTAAGCAGTTAAGAAATACATAGACACTGCAATAAATACAGGCATGCCTCATTTTATTGCTGTTATGCTTAAATTGCTCCCTAGTGTATCAATTACATTGAACagattcccattttaaaaatgagcataagCAGAACTGACTATACTTGTGTAACACCTTCACAATTTTTGCCAGATCTGAGTGCTCTGAGAagtgatttttgatgtttttctgaaaagaatacAGTGCTGCACGTATTACCTGTTTTAGCCCTGTCCTAAGCGTTCTGTGGAAATTAGGCTTTCGTGTGATACAGTGGCTCTATTTTTTGctaattcactttaaaataaattctgatttcatttaatctAAGATGAttagattgatttttaaatgtaccaTTATTTCATATGCTGTTAAGAAAAGTAAATTGCTGCCGATTACTGCCAACTAAATTATAACTCATGCAGAGATGCCATTCATCATAAAATGCATCTGGATTTTAGattgcaaaatatttcttttaagtacATGGTTGATTTTTTGAAGTTACAATGATTATCAAAATAGATGTTTATGCATTTATCTCCTAAAATCAACTATACCACCCACCACTGAAGTGTGTACCATGTTTTGCATTGCCCTAGGACATAAGACTGGGAACTAAACATAGGTCTTTTCCTAACATCCTCCTAGGTACCAGGAGTCATCTTGACAGCCTCTTTGGTTTCTGAGGCATAGTTTCCTTTCGTTCACAATTATGTGAATAGCTCTTTCTTACTGTATATCTGTCATAGTTGGTAAGGCTGGAGATTACTGTTGATAGACAAGTTTTCCAGGATCTATTCTCCCTTTAATTCTAGGCTGGGTTATCGTAGAAAGGTGACCAGTTTACGAACGTGTACACTGGATTGCACTGGATCCAGTCAAAGCAGTGTTCGCTGTCTTTGCCATAAAACTTTGTAAGCTGGCTCTCCTAGTGTCAGATTTCATGCCCTGTCAAGTTGTGGTCAGGGAACACATGGCAGCAATCCGTGTGTGAGGTGCAGAGGGAGGGCAAGCTTCTGCTTGTGATGGTTTGCACTGTCATCTGACTCAAgtctttctgccttctctccctacCCTCACTCTACCTCTCCCAACCAATGACTTGACCTCACTGCCTAGGATGCCTGCCATATTAGATGGAGAGGAAGCAGTCTCTAAATGGCTTGATTTTGGTGAAGTCTCAACTCAGGAAGCTCTGAAGTTAATCCACCCTACAGAGAACATCACCTTCCATCCAGTCTCTTTTGTGGTGAACAACTGCCTAAACAACACTCCTGATTGCCTGACTCCTGTTGACTTATCGGTCATAAAGGTAGGGCCTGTGACTCTGACAGGCttttttgactttctgtcttcTGTCAGTATAGCCCTTTTTTTTGGATATGGCCTTTTACAGTGAGAGCTTTAATTAAACCACCCAAAACTCATATTCTTTTTGCATGGCAAAGTTGAGCAGAGCAATGACTCTTAAAGCTGGCTGTGGACTCAGAGTCCTCAGGAGAGctctttcaaaatgtaaatgctAGACCCTATCTAGACCTAGAGTCGACATTCAGGGTTGGGCTTGGGCTTCTGTATCATTAAGAAActtcttcaggggccagcccagtggtgtagtggttaagtttacacactccgctttagcggcctggggttcatgtgttcggatcccaggctcagacccacacactgctcatcaagccgtgctgtggtggcatcccacatgcaaaacagagaaagattggcgcagatgttagctcaggaacaatcagGCCAGTTTAGCCTGTTCAGCCTTAGACTGAGTCCCTAATCGTGGTGACTGAAGCCAtacctctccagcttcatttccCACGCTCTGCCTGGTCACACTGAATTACATTCTTTTCCCTGAGAATGCTTCATTCTCTGCACGTGTTTGGAATGCCTGTCACTCTCTTCTCCGGCTGGTCTCACACAATCCTCTCTGAAGCCTCTATAAGAGCTCCTCCCTACCCTTGTACCTTGGAGCACACTCActtgctcctctcctcccaggcctGACTAGTGGGCCCCATCTGGCTCTTAGTAACATTTTGCAAGCCTGGGTCAGTACCTAATGcctcttcctgtttcttccctTGGAGTTGGCCTTTTCCAAAAGCTTGAGCTGGGTGGTTtgagctttctcttctttctcctagCAACTCAAGGCAAGAGGCTGCAGCCACAGAATGTTGCAGTGGCTGGCCAGAAATTCACCCACAAAGGAAGACCCCAAAACACCCCAAAAGACAGAGTCGGATGTGCGCCAGTTCCTGCCGAAGAGCCCATCCTCGGTCAAGAGAAGCAGTGCAGTTCTCCTAGAGCAATGGCTgaagcaggagaaggaggaggagcctgTGGCCAAGCAACCTCACAGCGAGTAATGCAGGACTTTCAGAGACCAACGCCAGGTTTGCTGCACTGAGTCCTGTTGCTGATTACAGGgtcttgcatgtgtgtgtatggattTGCTTTGGGAGGAGGTAGCATATTGTTAGTGGACATTTGTGGGTTCCTGGGGGAGTGGCTATTCTGGTTGTGACCAGGAACCCAGTGTGGGGCAGATAGGCAgcctgggaagaggaggggccACCACCACAGGGGGCCTCTTATGCCTGCAGCCTTCTCCTGCAGGAATTTTGGAGCCTTCCCTCGAAGCTTGACCCTGCTGGCAGTTCTAAGCCCTGACCTGACCTGAGCTGGTGCTGCTAGCGGAAGGCTGTTTTCTGCTCAACCTTTAAGCTCTAAGTTCTTTGGAATTCAGTtcttaaaacattgtttttttatgaataaattacATTTGCTAAACTGCTCTTGGGGGAAATTCTGAATCTTACTGTTTTCTCATGGCATCAGTCCTAAGGATTGGATTTTGTTGCAAATGTGGGGCACTGGGTCATTCTGGGGACAAACTGCTGTTTTGGAAACAACCAAAAGGCTTGGTGGGGGCGTTCTTTGTTGTGTCTCTTTTTACTCTTAATACCTGGAAGTTGTCTGAATCCTTTAGGTTAAAAACAAACCtgagagctggcctggtggcgcagtggttaagtttgcacgttccattttggcggcccggggttgtctggttcggatcctgggtgcggacatggcactgcttggcaagccatgctgtggtaggcgtcccacatgtaaagtagaggaagataggtacggatgttagctcagggctggtcttcctcagcaaaaagaggaggattggcagcagatgttagctcagggctaatcttcctcaaaaagaaaaccaaaaacaaaacctgagggcCTGCCAAACACAAGGGCCTGGAGAGAGACGGGGTACGGAGGCCAAGACCTTGTCCTTACCACAGGGAGCATAGGCTCAGGGTGAGGAGAAGCCCCAGGCACAGCCCTCCAAGCCCTATCCAGATTCCCAGCCTCTGGGTAGAGCGGGGCCCAGAGGATGACATGGGCTTGGGGCCCGGAGCAAGGCTGCCTCGGGGGCTGACCATCTGCCCCAGCCTGGTCAACACCTCTGTGATTCGCTCTGCAGCCTCCTCCTTGGCACTGAATccctttataattatttatttatttgttgttatcTGTGGTCAGTCTCCCCACCCAGATCATTAGTTCCCTGAAAGCAGGGACGGCtttttcactgttattttctCCTAATATTAATAGTTGGTCTGCAAATACTGTTACATGAATGTGAGCACTTACCTCATGCCCCGCACTGTGCTAGGCAGGGAGTGACAGGCATTAACCAGGTGCCACACCTGGCAATTAAGTACTTGCTCGTGTGGGTCCACCGAAGGGATGTGACGAGCTGGGAGGGCCACTGTCGATGGGGGTGCTTGGGCAAGGTTCCTGTAAACCTCCATGGAAGAGAGGGTGCAGAGGCTGAAGGGAGGAGCGCCAGGCGACAGGGTGACAGGAGGTGGTCTTCCCAGGGATTCAGGGGGAAGGAATGGAAGAATCTCCAGGAGCACCAGGGCCAGTGTGCCTCTTAATCTTTGGGGCTTCTGGGAGACACGGACCGTAAAACGCTGTCCCATGGGGCTGAACGGAAGGGGGCCCTGAGGTGACCGGGGAGGACAGGGTGGTTGGTGTCTGTCCCCAGTGCTCTACTGGGGCGGCACAGCGCCCAGCAGCCCGCTGCGATTAAGCCACCAAGCAGAAGCTGCCCGCCTCCGGCCCTTGACTGCTAGTGTAAGTGAGCGGGCCAGTGCGGCGCACCTCCAGGCTAGGCCCAGCTGGACTGATTTGCGTGGGGTTTTGGTGGTTTTTActaagagacttttaaaaatacaaataacttaCAAGAAGGTTGACTGTTGTGTGACTATTTGTCATATTTGTTTCAAGTTTAATAAGTGACAAAAAtgaaattctctttgtttttcatcaCAATCTCCCACCTGTTTGTCAGGGTCGTAAATGAGTTTGTCgggttcttttcattttaacgTGAAAGAATAATGTCCTCTGAGGCGTGTGTCCTTTCCATTTAGGTTTTTATACTTTCACATAAGTGTGATATTAATAGCACATATCTGTATCTTGCATTTTTCGTGATTTTCAGGTTTACATCATTGGTATTGTTActgaaagttcggtctctgatcCAGATGCCAATCCAAATCAGAGAAAagagtcttgggagaaaaaggaaagctttactttgccaggcagagggaggaaagcAAGGGCTAGTGCCCCCATAGTTTCTTGCTCCCTGGTAAGAAACGGATGggtgtttttatttggggttttaggtaggggaggggggctgtggacttcttggtcagcattttcccatcgtCCTCTGTCTAGGGCttcttccagcagaggagacaaagaatttctcagatgagtgtccttggctgtttatccccatggtggaaggtagactctgacgtcaggaagccgaggagttgggcctgggagggttgggtttcttgatattctgtggacattattttctctgtaaaagaacttcaaggtcctgggattagctacaactttagtgggagcctgGTTTGAGGCCTTCTGGGccttaacaatttgtaacttctatttggttgtaaaacTCAGGGGGTCAgagattaaagaaacaaacatttacatcTAAGTGCAACTAAAGAGCCAGGGAACTAGGAATGCAGGTTTTTACCTTTAACCCCATACATGCCAGGTTCACTGTAGGGGCTGATATTgatcagggctgatattaactaagaggcAGTAACAGTATCATCTTGGATATTTCATTCTGCCCTGTTTTTTTACTACCTGGCTCATCAGCTTTCCTATGctttgccaaattgctctccaaattTTCACTTACTTCAGGGCATGTGAATCCCCATTTTCTCACATTTTGCCAATACTTAATCCTGCTTACTAGAGCAGTGGAGCATCGtctcctcttctttgtttttaaagatctaATCTCAGGGACAAACAGGGCAGCCTTCATCTGCCTGTCTGGATGTGGCCAAGTCAGGCCAGGGCCCCAACTGTTCTCTGGGGCAGAAGGGACAGTCTTAGGATGTGGTGGTCTGGCCCCTTGGCTGGGCTCCCAGATGGCAGCACCTCTTCACCTCCACCCTACCTCTGCAGTGACCAGGCTTGGTTTAAGGGATCCAGGCCTTAAAGGGATTCTTTCCTGATTAGAGAAGGCAGAGGATCTCCAGCACTGCAGGTCCTAATAGACAGGTGTCGGCCTTCCATTCCTGTCTGCAGTCCATCTGGATCGATCTGCTGGTGCAAAGCTTGTACGCCTAAAGCCCAACTCTGCTTTGTATGGAGGCAGAACAGACCTAAGCAAGGGAGGGGCTtggccaagggcacacagcttgGCATAGGTAAGTTGAGGACAAATCTGAGGGCTTCTGGCCTGTGAGGGGTATCTAAGCTTGGAGAGTTTGACAAGATCCTGTTTGCTGCCAGGAAAACCTGGAGGGTGGATTGGTGGTTTGAGAACCAAAGAGAGCAATGAGTGGCCTCAGACTCCTAGATACCCACCTGGGTCTGCataccctccctccctcttgtcAACCAGAGTGAGGAGCAAGTGATGGGAAGGGCGGAACGTCATTCCTTGGGGAAAGAAGCTTTGGCTAAGGCTGTATGGGACTGTCCCCAGTCCATACAAATCTGACCAAGTCCTTTGCCCTCTCTGAAACTTGGTTTGCCCATCTCTGAATCAGGAGATTGGGTGCTCACAATTGAACTCCTAGGAGCCCAGAGCAACAGATGCAGGTTGTTAGAGGCCCAGAACCTTCCCCTGGGCTGGTGTCCCGCCTGTGGAGATGGATGAGGATCCCTCCTTGTGAGCCCCAACTTGCGTCCCGGGACTCCAGGGCAGAGAGGCAAGTTGCATGCTCTGCAGGCAATACTCCTAGCAGGTGGCAGAAGCTAGAGGACTGCTTTTAGGAGTTGGGGACATCAGTGAAAGGGGTTGGACAATCAAGCTGAACAACAGAAAAAGGTTTTAAAGGGCAGTCAGACTGGGGCCGGGCCCCAGTGCCACACTCCTAGGTCCTAGCAGAGGCAGCTAGAAGAAAGATAGGAGCTGGGAGCAGCAAGAAGAGGTGGACCAGAAAAGGAGGCTCTGAAAGCTCCTCATCTGCAGGGTGCCCTGCACGGGGCTCTGGGATCCTAATGACAATCCTGTatggagaggtggttccacctgGGGCAGAcgctcagcagcagcagcctgggtCTCTGGCTTTCACCATTTTATGGCTTCCTTTGGCTCAGTCTCCTTCAGGACACCACCATTTGGGGCTTCTTGTCTTGTGAAGCAGCCAGAAGTGCCCTCATAGAAGTTAAAGTTGCGTGATCTCAATGGTGGGGTCAGGCCCATatagtgtgtatttttaattgtgttaaaatacatataacataaaatttaccatgttagccattttaagtgcacagttcagtagtgttacatagactcacattgttgtgcagctaATCTCCAGAACGTTTTCGTCTTGGAAAacaaactctgtacccattaaacaataactccctacTTCCCCATCCCCCCAGTCCCCGGCATCCGCcatgctactttctgtctctatgaatttgactactctagatattgcaaataagtggaatcatacagtatttgtctttttgtgactggcttatttcacttagcataatgtcctccaggttcatccatgttgtagcatgagtTAGAATAACATTCccttgcatgtatataccacatttcgtttatccattcatctgttgctggacacttggttgcttccaccctcggctaatgtgaataatgctgcggtgaacacgggtgtgcaaatatctcttcaagtcac encodes:
- the LOC103543488 gene encoding abasic site processing protein HMCES isoform X1; translated protein: MCGRISCHLPRDVLTRACAYRNRQGERRLPEWRDADKYCPSYNKSPRSSSPVLLSRLHFEKSADSSERIIVPMRWGLVPSWFQESDPSKLLFNTANCRSDTIMEKRSFRLPLGKGRRCVVLADGFYEWQRCQGTYVKQPYFIYFPQTKSEKSGSIGAADSPEDWNKVWDNWRVLTMAGIFDCWEPPEGGDHLYSYTIITVDACKVLNDIHQRMPAILDGEEAVSKWLDFGEVSTQEALKLIHPTENITFHPVSFVVNNCLNNTPDCLTPVDLSVIKQLKARGCSHRMLQWLARNSPTKEDPKTPQKTESDVRQFLPKSPSSVKRSSAVLLEQWLKQEKEEEPVAKQPHSE
- the LOC103543488 gene encoding abasic site processing protein HMCES isoform X2: MCGRISCHLPRDVLTRACAYRNRQGERRLPEWRDADKYCPSYNKSPRSSSPVLLSRLHFEKSADSSERIIVPMRWGLVPSWFQESDPSKLLFNTANCRSDTIMEKRSFRSGSIGAADSPEDWNKVWDNWRVLTMAGIFDCWEPPEGGDHLYSYTIITVDACKVLNDIHQRMPAILDGEEAVSKWLDFGEVSTQEALKLIHPTENITFHPVSFVVNNCLNNTPDCLTPVDLSVIKQLKARGCSHRMLQWLARNSPTKEDPKTPQKTESDVRQFLPKSPSSVKRSSAVLLEQWLKQEKEEEPVAKQPHSE